From Salipiger profundus, a single genomic window includes:
- the otnC gene encoding 3-oxo-tetronate 4-phosphate decarboxylase, which translates to MSAETALREQICTIARSIFDRGLTGGASGNISARLPDGGLLVTPTGASMGTLDPARLSRFDAEGRHIDGDRPTKEMPLHTAFYDTRASTGAVVHLHSTHSTALSMLRDVDPENMLPPLTAYSIMRLGKVVRLPYFRPGDPAMGEAVRGLAGRRSAMVLAHHGPVVAGKDLEAALYAMEELEETSKLALLLRDRDPVLLSDAEVMELVRIHKPDWD; encoded by the coding sequence ATGAGCGCCGAGACCGCGCTGCGCGAGCAGATCTGCACCATCGCCAGGTCGATCTTCGATCGCGGGCTGACCGGCGGCGCCTCGGGCAACATCTCGGCCCGGCTGCCGGACGGCGGGCTGCTGGTGACGCCGACCGGCGCGTCGATGGGCACGCTCGATCCCGCCCGGCTGTCGCGTTTCGATGCCGAGGGCCGGCACATCGACGGCGACAGGCCGACCAAGGAAATGCCGCTGCACACGGCGTTCTACGACACCCGCGCGTCCACCGGCGCGGTGGTTCACCTGCACTCGACCCATTCGACGGCGCTGTCGATGCTGCGCGACGTCGATCCCGAGAACATGCTGCCGCCGCTCACCGCCTACTCGATCATGCGGCTCGGCAAGGTCGTGCGACTGCCCTACTTCCGGCCCGGCGATCCGGCCATGGGCGAAGCGGTGCGGGGGCTCGCCGGACGGCGCTCGGCGATGGTCCTCGCGCATCATGGCCCCGTCGTCGCGGGCAAGGACCTCGAGGCGGCGCTCTACGCCATGGAAGAGCTCGAGGAGACCTCGAAGCTGGCGCTTCTTCTGCGCGACCGCGACCCGGTGCTGCTGAGCGATGCCGAGGTGATGGAACTGGTCCGCATCCACAAGCCCGACTGGGACTGA
- the otnK gene encoding 3-oxo-tetronate kinase: MLLGVIGDDFTGSSDIANTLAKAGMAVTQYSGVPQGAAAPSVEAGIVALKSRTVPVKDAVRASLAALDWLLAQGCEQIVFKYCSTFDSTPQGNIGPVAAALADRLGASIVPVVPSFPGAGRTVYQGHLFVKDTLLSESGMEAHPLTPMTDPDIRRWLALQLSEPVGHVPFDAVHGGAESIRARMQAEAKAGRRMQVVDTVCDADLMAIGAACAGLKLVTGGSGIAMGLPANFRERGKLSGDGAAWRGNAGPCAILAGSSSRQTRAQVARHAASHPALRIVAGDVIEGRTTPEDVTDWIMRHADELPLAYATADPETVRAVQEEYGRDRAASALEALFAEVARQIVARGVTRLIAAGGETSGAVVEGLGIDALEIGPEIAPGAPALRAGDLTLALKSGNFGEDDFFETAAGILGTGEGEA; this comes from the coding sequence ATGCTTTTGGGCGTGATCGGAGACGATTTCACCGGATCGAGCGACATCGCCAACACGCTGGCCAAGGCCGGCATGGCGGTGACGCAATACAGCGGCGTGCCGCAGGGTGCAGCGGCGCCCTCGGTCGAGGCCGGGATCGTGGCGCTGAAATCGCGCACCGTCCCGGTCAAGGACGCGGTCCGCGCCTCGCTTGCCGCGCTCGACTGGCTGCTGGCGCAGGGCTGCGAGCAGATCGTGTTCAAGTATTGCTCGACCTTCGATTCCACGCCCCAGGGCAACATCGGCCCCGTTGCGGCGGCACTCGCCGACCGGCTGGGCGCCTCGATCGTGCCGGTCGTCCCCTCGTTTCCCGGGGCGGGCCGCACGGTCTACCAGGGCCATCTCTTCGTTAAGGATACGCTGCTTTCGGAAAGCGGCATGGAGGCGCATCCGCTGACCCCGATGACCGACCCCGACATCCGGCGCTGGCTGGCCCTTCAACTCTCCGAGCCGGTGGGGCATGTGCCCTTCGACGCCGTGCATGGCGGGGCAGAGTCCATCCGCGCCCGGATGCAGGCCGAGGCCAAAGCGGGGCGTCGGATGCAGGTCGTCGATACCGTCTGTGACGCCGACCTCATGGCCATCGGCGCCGCTTGCGCGGGGCTGAAGCTGGTCACCGGGGGATCGGGCATCGCCATGGGGCTGCCCGCCAATTTCCGCGAGCGGGGCAAGCTCTCAGGGGACGGCGCGGCGTGGCGCGGCAACGCCGGGCCCTGCGCCATCCTCGCCGGATCGAGTTCGCGCCAGACCCGCGCGCAGGTCGCCCGGCATGCCGCGTCGCACCCGGCGCTGCGGATCGTCGCCGGCGACGTGATCGAAGGCCGCACGACGCCCGAAGACGTGACCGACTGGATCATGCGGCACGCGGACGAACTGCCGCTCGCCTATGCCACCGCCGACCCGGAAACCGTGCGCGCGGTTCAGGAGGAATACGGCCGGGACCGTGCTGCCAGCGCGCTCGAGGCCCTCTTCGCCGAAGTTGCCCGGCAGATCGTGGCGCGCGGCGTGACCCGGCTGATCGCGGCCGGGGGCGAGACCTCCGGCGCGGTGGTCGAAGGCCTCGGCATCGACGCGCTGGAGATCGGCCCCGAGATCGCGCCCGGCGCCCCGGCGCTGCGCGCGGGGGACCTCACGCTGGCGCTGAAGTCGGGCAACTTCGGCGAGGATGACTTCTTCGAGACCGCCGCCGGCATCCTCGGCACCGGGGAGGGCGAAGCATGA
- a CDS encoding hydroxypyruvate isomerase family protein, with protein MKRFSANLGFLWSGEELLTRIAHAGAAGFPAVELHWPYDVPAADVRRACADAGVRLLALNSPLGDTSAGESGLAALPGRQADFRESFHRAADYAREAGAGRVHVMAGITAFDAAGRAAMAENLRWAEEAAPELTLLLEPLNRHDKPGYFYHLPEQALEIIEGAGLARTRLMFDAYHVGREGLSPEAEYDGAAPHVGHVQFASVPDRREPFGGTVDMARFLAHLAARGYDGWVGCEYLPASTVEDGLPELRAMAEAFDRAAA; from the coding sequence ATGAAGCGTTTCTCGGCAAATCTCGGCTTCCTCTGGTCCGGAGAGGAGCTGCTCACCCGCATCGCACACGCTGGCGCGGCGGGCTTTCCGGCGGTCGAGCTGCACTGGCCCTACGACGTGCCCGCAGCCGACGTGCGCCGGGCTTGCGCCGACGCGGGCGTGCGGCTGCTCGCGCTCAACTCGCCGCTCGGCGACACGTCGGCCGGAGAGTCGGGACTCGCGGCGCTGCCCGGGCGGCAGGCCGACTTCCGCGAGAGCTTTCACCGCGCCGCCGACTACGCGCGCGAGGCGGGCGCGGGCAGGGTGCACGTCATGGCCGGGATCACCGCCTTCGACGCGGCGGGCCGCGCGGCGATGGCCGAGAACCTCCGCTGGGCCGAAGAGGCCGCGCCCGAACTGACGCTGCTGCTCGAGCCGCTCAACCGCCACGACAAGCCGGGCTATTTCTATCACCTGCCCGAACAGGCTCTGGAGATCATCGAAGGCGCAGGGCTCGCCCGCACCCGGCTGATGTTCGACGCCTACCACGTCGGCCGCGAGGGCCTGTCGCCCGAAGCGGAATACGACGGCGCCGCGCCGCATGTCGGCCACGTCCAGTTCGCCTCGGTCCCGGACCGGCGCGAACCGTTTGGCGGCACGGTCGACATGGCGCGGTTCCTCGCGCATCTTGCGGCGCGCGGCTACGACGGCTGGGTGGGCTGCGAATACCTGCCCGCGAGCACGGTCGAGGACGGCCTGCCGGAATTGCGCGCGATGGCCGAGGCCTTTGACCGCGCCGCCGCGTGA
- a CDS encoding SDR family NAD(P)-dependent oxidoreductase: MTAMLPDFRLDGRRALVTGAGRGIGLAIAQAYAEAGAEVTLCARTAPEIEAAAAELRAAGLAAEALALDVTDIAAFEAAVVARAPFDVFVNNAGTNRPKPLSEVTEADYDAVMGLNLKAAMFCARAVTRRMVAAGQGGSVINMSSQMGHVGARDRTLYCASKWAIEGFTKALAVELGEHGIRVNTICPTFIETPMTKPFFEDSAFRASVLSKIKLGRLGQVDDVTGAAVFLASDASALMTGSALMLDGGWTAD, from the coding sequence ATGACGGCCATGCTGCCCGATTTCCGGCTCGACGGCAGGCGTGCGCTGGTGACCGGCGCGGGGCGGGGCATCGGCCTCGCCATCGCGCAGGCCTACGCGGAAGCGGGGGCGGAGGTGACCCTCTGCGCCCGCACCGCGCCCGAGATCGAGGCCGCGGCGGCAGAGCTGCGCGCCGCCGGTCTTGCTGCCGAGGCGCTGGCGCTCGACGTGACCGACATCGCCGCCTTCGAGGCGGCAGTCGTGGCGCGCGCGCCCTTCGACGTCTTCGTCAACAACGCCGGCACCAACCGCCCGAAACCGCTCTCGGAGGTCACCGAGGCGGATTACGACGCGGTCATGGGGCTGAACCTCAAGGCCGCGATGTTCTGCGCCCGTGCGGTCACCCGGCGCATGGTGGCGGCGGGGCAGGGCGGCTCGGTCATCAACATGTCCTCGCAGATGGGGCACGTTGGGGCCCGTGACCGGACGCTCTACTGCGCCTCGAAATGGGCCATCGAGGGCTTTACCAAAGCGCTCGCGGTCGAACTCGGCGAGCATGGCATCAGGGTCAACACGATCTGCCCGACCTTCATCGAGACCCCGATGACGAAGCCGTTCTTCGAGGACAGCGCGTTTCGCGCCTCGGTGCTGTCGAAGATCAAGCTCGGGCGCCTCGGGCAGGTGGACGACGTGACCGGCGCGGCGGTGTTCCTTGCCTCAGACGCCTCGGCGCTGATGACCGGCAGCGCGCTGATGCTCGACGGCGGCTGGACGGCGGACTAG
- the hisD gene encoding histidinol dehydrogenase has translation MSVTYLKRGMPEADRAEDDAKTRGIVESTLKDIEARGDVAVRELSEKFDSYTPESFRLSQQEIDDLIGQLSEREVADIRFAQEQVRNFAQAQRDTMLDLEVETMPGVILGHKNIPVQSVGCYVPGGKFPMVASAHMSVATASVAGVPRIIACTPPFQGKPNPAVIAAMHFGGAHEIYVLGGIQAIGAMAIGTETIEPVHMLVGPGNAFVAEAKRQLFGRVGIDLFAGPTETMVIADETVDAELCATDLLGQAEHGYNSPAVLVTNSRKLAEDTLSEIDRLLEILPTAGTASVSWQDYGEVIVCDSYDEMLDVANDIASEHVQVMTDRDDWFLEKMHSYGALFLGARTNVANGDKVIGTNHTLPTKKAGRYTGGLWVGKFLKTHSYQKVTTDEAATLIGEYGSRLCMLEGFVGHAEQCNIRVRRYGGQNVPYGAAAPYREAAE, from the coding sequence ATGTCAGTGACCTATCTCAAACGCGGCATGCCCGAGGCCGACCGGGCCGAGGACGACGCCAAGACCCGCGGCATCGTGGAATCCACCCTCAAGGACATCGAGGCCCGCGGTGATGTCGCGGTGCGCGAGCTGTCGGAGAAATTCGACAGCTATACCCCTGAGAGCTTCCGCCTCAGCCAGCAGGAGATCGACGATCTGATCGGCCAGCTCTCCGAGCGCGAGGTCGCCGACATCAGGTTCGCGCAGGAGCAGGTGCGCAACTTCGCGCAGGCGCAGCGCGACACCATGCTCGACCTCGAGGTCGAGACGATGCCGGGCGTGATCCTCGGGCACAAGAACATCCCCGTGCAGTCGGTGGGCTGCTACGTGCCCGGTGGCAAGTTCCCGATGGTCGCCTCGGCGCACATGTCGGTGGCCACCGCCTCGGTTGCGGGGGTGCCGCGCATCATCGCCTGCACGCCGCCGTTCCAGGGCAAGCCCAACCCGGCGGTGATCGCCGCCATGCACTTCGGCGGTGCCCACGAGATCTACGTGCTGGGCGGTATTCAGGCCATCGGCGCCATGGCCATCGGCACCGAGACCATCGAGCCGGTGCACATGCTGGTCGGCCCCGGCAACGCCTTCGTGGCCGAGGCCAAGCGCCAGCTTTTCGGCCGCGTCGGCATCGACCTCTTCGCCGGCCCGACCGAGACCATGGTGATCGCCGACGAGACCGTCGACGCCGAGCTCTGCGCCACCGACCTGCTGGGGCAGGCCGAGCACGGCTACAACTCGCCCGCCGTGCTGGTGACCAATTCGCGCAAGCTTGCCGAGGACACCCTGAGCGAGATCGACCGGCTGCTCGAGATCCTGCCCACCGCCGGCACCGCCAGCGTGAGCTGGCAGGACTACGGCGAGGTCATCGTCTGCGACAGCTACGACGAGATGCTCGACGTGGCCAACGACATCGCCTCGGAGCACGTGCAGGTGATGACCGACCGCGACGACTGGTTCCTCGAGAAGATGCACTCCTACGGGGCGCTGTTCCTCGGGGCGCGGACCAATGTCGCCAACGGCGACAAGGTGATCGGCACCAACCACACGCTGCCCACCAAGAAGGCGGGCCGCTACACCGGCGGGCTCTGGGTCGGCAAGTTCCTGAAGACCCACAGCTACCAGAAGGTGACCACCGACGAGGCCGCGACGCTGATCGGCGAATACGGCTCGCGCCTGTGCATGCTCGAGGGCTTCGTGGGCCACGCCGAGCAGTGCAACATCCGGGTGCGCCGCTACGGCGGGCAGAACGTGCCCTACGGCGCGGCCGCACCCTATCGCGAGGCGGCGGAATGA
- a CDS encoding 3-hydroxyacyl-CoA dehydrogenase — protein sequence MTDNTTIAIVGAGLVGSGWALVFARAGYTVRAYDPSEEVRGRILSWAKDSLADLQEVGLVDDPETVLARLSVHDTLAGAVEGAFYVQESVFETVEAKTAVSLELDAAIGPATLVGSSSSGIPASRFTEDCSNRDRYMIAHPVNPPHLVPVVEIVPAPWTAAEGVEQVADLMREVGQVPVRLTREIDGFVLNRLQGVLLNEAWALYEDGIASLADIDATIAHGLGLRWSFMGPFETIDLNAPGGIEDYAARLRGLYAGMVRTPPRGPWPDAVIARATEERRAALPAEDLAERRAWRDAKLSRLVAFKTSQGLTD from the coding sequence ATGACCGACAACACAACCATCGCCATCGTCGGTGCGGGCCTCGTGGGCTCGGGCTGGGCGCTCGTCTTCGCCCGCGCGGGCTATACCGTCCGCGCCTACGACCCCTCGGAAGAGGTGCGCGGGCGCATCCTGTCGTGGGCGAAGGACAGTCTTGCCGACCTTCAGGAGGTCGGACTGGTGGACGACCCCGAGACCGTGCTGGCGCGGCTCAGCGTGCATGACACGCTGGCCGGGGCGGTCGAGGGCGCCTTCTACGTGCAGGAGTCGGTGTTCGAGACGGTCGAGGCCAAGACCGCCGTCAGCCTCGAGCTCGACGCCGCCATCGGCCCGGCGACGCTTGTCGGCTCGTCCTCGTCGGGCATCCCCGCCTCGCGTTTCACCGAAGACTGCAGCAACCGCGACCGCTACATGATCGCGCACCCGGTGAACCCGCCGCATCTCGTGCCGGTGGTCGAGATCGTGCCCGCGCCCTGGACCGCGGCGGAGGGCGTCGAGCAGGTCGCCGACCTCATGCGCGAGGTCGGACAGGTGCCCGTGCGCCTCACGCGCGAGATCGACGGCTTCGTTCTGAACCGTCTTCAGGGCGTGCTGTTGAACGAGGCCTGGGCGCTCTACGAGGACGGCATCGCGAGCCTTGCCGACATCGACGCGACCATCGCGCACGGTCTCGGCCTGCGCTGGTCGTTCATGGGGCCGTTCGAGACCATCGACCTCAACGCGCCCGGCGGCATCGAGGATTACGCCGCCCGGCTGCGCGGTCTCTATGCCGGGATGGTGCGCACGCCGCCGCGCGGGCCCTGGCCCGACGCGGTCATCGCCAGGGCCACCGAGGAACGCCGCGCCGCGCTTCCCGCCGAGGATCTCGCCGAGCGCCGCGCCTGGCGCGACGCCAAGCTCTCGCGGCTCGTGGCCTTCAAGACATCGCAGGGGCTGACCGACTGA
- a CDS encoding N-acyl homoserine lactonase family protein: protein MADYSIWVLEYSYVPNYHKSGVLYGAHNEGYVKLPYCYVVIKGRDHVAMVDVGYNDKDYGKTLGDRFGVENWRDPKTVLAEVGVTPEEVDTCFITHAHFDHFGNVEDFPNTKFYIQEREISKWVWAMSLPDRMRWMMVAVDPGDIVRGVDLARDKRLVTVDGAVEDVLPGIDLHAAPDSHTWGSMWVTVRNDGKKQSEDTWVLAGDLVYQFDNITNDGSVVDVEEMYTPVGLAVGSQTNLILATEEMMSQAGYEARRVIPIHEERLNDTFPSRISKEGLRITEICLADGESSKVS from the coding sequence ATGGCTGACTATTCCATCTGGGTGCTCGAGTACAGCTACGTGCCGAACTACCACAAGAGCGGCGTGCTCTACGGCGCGCACAACGAAGGCTACGTGAAGCTTCCCTACTGCTACGTCGTCATCAAGGGCCGCGATCATGTCGCCATGGTCGACGTGGGCTACAACGACAAGGACTACGGCAAGACCCTCGGCGACCGGTTCGGCGTCGAGAACTGGCGCGACCCCAAGACCGTGCTGGCCGAGGTCGGCGTGACCCCGGAAGAGGTCGACACCTGCTTCATCACCCATGCCCACTTTGATCACTTCGGCAACGTCGAGGACTTCCCGAACACGAAATTCTACATCCAGGAGCGCGAGATCTCGAAGTGGGTCTGGGCGATGTCGCTGCCCGACCGGATGCGCTGGATGATGGTCGCGGTCGACCCCGGCGACATCGTCCGCGGCGTCGATCTTGCCCGCGACAAGCGGCTGGTGACCGTCGACGGCGCGGTCGAGGACGTGCTGCCCGGCATCGACCTGCACGCCGCGCCCGACAGCCACACCTGGGGCTCGATGTGGGTCACCGTGCGCAACGACGGCAAGAAACAGTCCGAGGACACCTGGGTTCTGGCCGGCGACCTCGTCTACCAGTTCGACAACATCACCAACGACGGCTCGGTCGTCGATGTCGAGGAGATGTATACCCCGGTCGGCCTCGCCGTCGGCAGCCAGACGAACCTGATCCTCGCCACCGAGGAGATGATGTCGCAGGCGGGCTACGAGGCGCGCCGCGTGATCCCGATCCACGAGGAGCGACTGAACGACACCTTCCCGTCGCGGATCTCGAAAGAGGGCCTGCGGATCACCGAGATCTGCCTTGCCGACGGTGAAAGCTCGAAGGTGTCCTGA
- a CDS encoding LacI family DNA-binding transcriptional regulator, whose amino-acid sequence MPRTKRSRITVKDLAKDLGMSVSTVSRAFYPDAVIAEATRKIVLERAHEIGYRPNPFAQSLITKKTQIVGMVVSDLTNPFYPEVMTRLTSLLQKQGMNVMLASAEQADGTDEAVDLLLSYQPDLMIVLATNLKSHARERCEAAGAPVIFFNRLSEDGLGYGISCDNVAGGRLAADYLADLGHRELLYVSAFPDASTNVERHQGFCEEATRRGLVAPQVIEAGRFTYEAGYEAGLAVKDLPRRPDGVLCANDIVAIGFIEGVQEGIGLKVPEDISVVGYDDIAMAGWPSHRLTTVAQPLEKMMDATVKLASDLATSTDVAQRILHIPPGRLVERNTVMDRRRADD is encoded by the coding sequence ATGCCTAGGACAAAGCGCAGCCGGATCACGGTGAAGGATCTCGCAAAGGATCTCGGCATGTCGGTGTCGACCGTCTCGCGGGCCTTCTACCCCGATGCGGTCATCGCCGAGGCGACCCGGAAGATCGTGCTGGAGCGCGCGCATGAGATCGGCTACCGGCCCAACCCTTTCGCCCAGAGTCTCATCACCAAGAAGACCCAGATCGTCGGCATGGTGGTCTCGGACCTGACCAACCCGTTCTACCCCGAGGTGATGACCCGGCTCACGAGCCTGCTGCAGAAGCAGGGGATGAACGTCATGCTGGCCTCGGCCGAGCAGGCCGACGGCACCGACGAGGCGGTCGATCTGCTGCTGAGCTACCAGCCCGACCTGATGATCGTGCTGGCGACCAACCTGAAATCCCATGCCCGCGAGCGCTGCGAGGCCGCCGGCGCGCCGGTCATCTTCTTCAACCGCCTGTCCGAGGACGGGCTCGGCTACGGCATCTCCTGCGACAACGTCGCGGGCGGTCGCCTCGCCGCAGATTATCTCGCCGACCTCGGCCACCGCGAGCTGCTCTACGTCTCGGCCTTCCCCGATGCCTCGACCAACGTCGAGCGGCATCAGGGCTTCTGCGAGGAAGCCACCCGGCGCGGACTTGTCGCGCCGCAGGTGATCGAGGCCGGGCGCTTCACCTACGAGGCCGGCTACGAGGCCGGGCTGGCCGTCAAGGACCTGCCGCGCCGCCCCGACGGGGTGCTCTGTGCCAACGACATCGTGGCCATCGGCTTCATCGAGGGCGTGCAGGAGGGCATCGGGCTGAAGGTGCCCGAGGACATCTCGGTGGTGGGATATGACGACATCGCCATGGCCGGCTGGCCGTCGCACCGGCTGACCACCGTCGCGCAGCCGCTCGAGAAGATGATGGATGCGACCGTGAAGCTCGCCTCCGATCTGGCGACTTCGACAGACGTTGCGCAGCGCATCCTGCACATCCCGCCCGGCAGGCTTGTCGAGCGCAACACCGTCATGGACCGGAGGAGGGCCGATGACTGA